Proteins encoded together in one Deinococcus irradiatisoli window:
- a CDS encoding succinate dehydrogenase iron-sulfur subunit, translated as MKINVKILRFDPEKDRRQHWETYQVEASPGDRVLDVINHVKWYIDPSLTFRRSCAHGICGSDAMLINGRNRLACKTLLQDVVKDGGTITAEPIRGLKVEKDLLVDMEPFFDAYRSIMPYFINDNPPPAGERLQSPEDAERMDQGSNCILCACCTTSCPIFWVNGSYIGPAAIVQAHRFIFDTRDAATQQRLNVMNQNTGVWRCRTAYNCTDACPRDIPVTQLIEEVKRAVMYQQA; from the coding sequence ATGAAAATCAACGTCAAAATTCTGCGCTTCGATCCGGAAAAGGACCGTCGGCAGCACTGGGAAACCTATCAGGTGGAAGCCAGCCCCGGCGACCGGGTGCTCGATGTCATCAACCACGTCAAGTGGTACATCGACCCCTCGCTGACCTTCCGGCGCTCGTGCGCCCACGGCATCTGCGGCTCGGACGCCATGCTGATCAACGGGCGCAACCGCCTGGCCTGCAAGACCCTGCTGCAAGACGTGGTCAAGGACGGCGGCACCATCACCGCCGAGCCGATCCGGGGCCTGAAGGTCGAAAAAGACCTGCTGGTCGACATGGAGCCGTTCTTCGACGCCTACCGCTCGATCATGCCCTACTTCATCAACGACAACCCGCCGCCGGCCGGCGAGCGGCTTCAGTCGCCGGAAGACGCCGAGCGCATGGACCAGGGCAGCAACTGCATCCTGTGCGCCTGCTGCACCACCTCCTGCCCGATCTTCTGGGTCAACGGCAGCTACATCGGCCCAGCGGCCATCGTGCAGGCGCACCGCTTCATCTTCGACACCCGTGACGCCGCCACCCAGCAGCGCCTCAACGTGATGAACCAGAACACCGGCGTGTGGCGCTGCCGCACCGCCTACAACTGCACCGACGCCTGCCCGCGCGACATCCCGGTGACCCAGCTCATCGAGGAAGTCAAGCGCGCGGTGATGTACCAGCAAGCCTGA
- the sdhA gene encoding succinate dehydrogenase flavoprotein subunit — MHHRYDVLVVGAGGAGLMAALYAAKGNVSVACISKLYPTRSHTGAAQGGVGAALGNVAEDHWEWHMYDTIKGGDYLTDQDAAEIFAKDVIEAVYELEHMGLPFSRTAEGKIAQRKFGGHTREFGKAAVERSCYAKDRTGHMILQTLYQQNVKEGTTFYNEFHVLDLIIENGRCAGVVAYELSTGQIHTFHAKAVILAAGGYGRIFKITSNALTLTGDLMSIYYRKGLPLEDMEFYQFHPTGLTKLGILVTEGIRGEGGILRNNEGERFMERYAPTLKDLAPRDIVSRSIYTEIREGRGVGPDKDAVNIDLTHLPRDVIENKLSEITDLSRTYLGLDPVRDLVPIQPTAHYAMGGIPTTIDGECIADDQGTLIEGLYAAGEQACVSLHGANRLGTNSLGDLIVFGRRSGINAAKYARSAEMPPMPENPEVESLALIESLKNADGTENAARIRKELQETMMNNVGIFRNGPDMERQVEILRELKARYQHVNVQDPSQRYNSELIEALELGFMLDCAEAMTHSALNRTESRGAHDREDYHQRDDVNWLKHTMAYKDFDRPGSVKIGYKPVVFKGASSYETVSTYTPSESTDLKFPPKPRTF, encoded by the coding sequence ATGCATCATCGTTATGACGTTCTGGTGGTCGGTGCCGGCGGCGCCGGCTTGATGGCGGCCCTCTACGCGGCCAAAGGCAACGTGTCGGTGGCCTGTATTTCCAAGCTCTATCCCACCCGTTCCCACACCGGCGCGGCGCAGGGCGGCGTCGGTGCGGCGCTCGGCAACGTCGCCGAGGACCACTGGGAATGGCACATGTACGACACCATCAAGGGCGGCGACTACCTCACCGACCAGGATGCGGCCGAGATTTTTGCCAAAGACGTGATCGAGGCGGTATACGAGCTCGAGCACATGGGCCTGCCGTTCTCGCGCACCGCCGAGGGCAAGATCGCCCAGCGCAAGTTCGGCGGCCACACCCGCGAGTTCGGCAAGGCGGCGGTGGAGCGCAGCTGCTACGCCAAGGACCGCACCGGCCACATGATTCTTCAGACGCTCTACCAACAGAACGTCAAGGAAGGCACCACCTTCTACAACGAGTTCCACGTCCTCGATCTGATCATCGAGAACGGGCGCTGCGCTGGGGTGGTGGCCTACGAACTCTCGACCGGGCAGATCCACACCTTCCACGCCAAGGCGGTGATTCTGGCGGCCGGCGGCTACGGACGCATCTTCAAGATCACCTCCAACGCGCTGACGCTGACCGGCGACCTGATGAGCATCTACTACCGCAAGGGCCTGCCGCTGGAAGACATGGAGTTCTACCAGTTCCACCCCACCGGCCTGACCAAGCTGGGCATTCTGGTCACCGAAGGCATTCGCGGCGAGGGCGGCATCCTGCGCAACAACGAGGGCGAGCGCTTCATGGAGCGCTACGCGCCGACCCTCAAGGACCTGGCGCCGCGCGACATCGTCTCGCGCAGCATCTACACCGAAATCCGCGAGGGGCGCGGGGTGGGGCCGGACAAGGACGCGGTCAACATCGACCTGACCCACCTGCCCCGAGACGTGATCGAGAACAAGCTCAGCGAGATCACCGACCTCTCGCGCACGTACCTGGGCCTCGACCCGGTGCGCGATCTGGTGCCGATTCAGCCCACCGCCCACTACGCCATGGGCGGCATTCCCACCACCATCGACGGCGAGTGCATCGCCGACGACCAGGGCACCCTGATCGAGGGGCTCTACGCGGCGGGCGAGCAGGCCTGCGTGTCGCTGCACGGCGCCAACCGCCTGGGCACCAACAGCCTGGGTGATTTGATCGTCTTCGGCCGGCGCTCGGGCATCAACGCCGCCAAGTACGCCCGCAGCGCCGAGATGCCCCCGATGCCGGAAAACCCGGAAGTCGAGTCGCTGGCCCTGATCGAGAGCCTCAAGAACGCCGACGGCACTGAGAACGCCGCGCGCATTCGCAAAGAGTTGCAGGAAACGATGATGAACAACGTCGGCATCTTCCGCAACGGCCCCGACATGGAGCGGCAGGTCGAGATCCTGCGCGAACTCAAGGCGCGCTACCAGCACGTCAACGTGCAGGACCCCTCGCAGCGCTACAACTCCGAACTCATCGAGGCGCTCGAACTCGGCTTCATGCTCGACTGCGCCGAGGCGATGACCCACAGTGCGCTCAACCGCACCGAGTCGCGCGGCGCGCACGACCGCGAGGATTACCACCAGCGCGACGACGTGAACTGGCTCAAGCACACCATGGCCTACAAGGACTTCGACCGGCCCGGCTCGGTGAAGATCGGCTACAAGCCGGTGGTCTTCAAGGGCGCTTCGAGCTACGAGACCGTCTCGACCTACACCCCCTCGGAAAGCACCGACCTCAAGTTCCCGCCCAAGCCGCGCACCTTCTAA
- a CDS encoding succinate dehydrogenase hydrophobic membrane anchor subunit: MTIRARTMTDAKQQAHTNAELNWWIFMRVSGLILIFLVLGHIYMTFVQVSESDATFDAVVNKLANPAWKFYDWLLLTLTMLHGTNGARYSIDDYVRSRPNRAWVRNTFFTVVAVIFALGTVGLFSFNPY; the protein is encoded by the coding sequence ATGACCATTCGCGCCCGGACCATGACCGACGCCAAGCAGCAGGCCCACACCAACGCCGAACTCAACTGGTGGATCTTCATGCGCGTCAGCGGCCTGATCTTGATTTTTCTGGTGCTGGGGCACATCTACATGACCTTCGTGCAGGTCAGCGAAAGTGACGCCACCTTCGACGCGGTGGTCAACAAGCTCGCCAATCCGGCCTGGAAGTTCTACGACTGGCTGCTGCTGACCCTCACCATGCTGCACGGCACCAACGGTGCGCGCTACAGCATCGACGACTACGTGCGCAGCCGCCCCAACCGGGCCTGGGTCAGGAACACCTTCTTCACGGTGGTCGCGGTGATTTTCGCGCTCGGCACCGTGGGCCTGTTTTCCTTCAATCCCTACTGA
- the sdhC gene encoding succinate dehydrogenase, cytochrome b556 subunit yields MYKGREGQWAFYLHRLSGLAILAYFLLHVISISLFVFGEKAYMAVHGGYDFILFRLGLIAVAAGVMYHAMNGLRIIVMDLTGKGVAYQRQLWYSVLLITVVWTVYVAYMVLPRVAAGV; encoded by the coding sequence ATGTACAAAGGCAGAGAAGGTCAGTGGGCCTTTTATTTGCACCGACTTTCAGGACTGGCGATTCTGGCGTACTTCCTGTTGCACGTGATCAGCATCAGCTTGTTCGTGTTCGGCGAAAAAGCCTACATGGCGGTGCACGGCGGCTACGATTTCATCTTGTTCCGGCTGGGGCTCATCGCCGTGGCGGCGGGCGTGATGTACCACGCCATGAACGGCCTGAGAATCATCGTGATGGACCTGACCGGCAAGGGTGTCGCTTACCAGCGCCAGCTGTGGTACAGCGTGCTGCTGATCACCGTCGTCTGGACCGTGTACGTGGCGTACATGGTGTTGCCGCGCGTCGCGGCGGGGGTTTAA
- a CDS encoding protein kinase domain-containing protein, which translates to MNALITITLLCALFVVAALLLIRPGERVLALGVAALSLLAGALLAFSGSVERAQGLLVCALALSGGAALMLGGDRSARPVNVARTSAPKRPTNVTQQRYATKAPTMTDLKFADYDVLDRIGIGGMGSVYRARRKQDGRTVALKVPQEKYLADAKFVKRFYREAEVLKRFNHPNIVRVYDYRSQGDEYYIAMEFLDGESLETVLENKQLSFGETVQIIRSLADALRHIHTQNVVHRDIKPANVMVMRGALHDGKLREGGVKLMDFGIAVGKVLTRLTMTGARVGTPIYMAPEQAKGNRVDARSDVYSLGLLAYEMVTGQTAFRGSYEAVVHQQIFESPKPPKQVRLEVPGKLNDLVLSMIEKDPALRPTLDDVIGRLDAGVLSDETFDDPYALAMSVQEKRGTLRVLDLKGKLRLSLRDLSGEQALPSAPNALTGDEDGNIYLCLQEFRQGKSGALIRKIAPDGRELLAFGAYGLGENELLQPVSMTLAGDLLFVLDGESHHVVVFDKAGRYQRRFGGRGRGLGRFEKPRSIAATPQGHIYVLDSGNREVQRFTTQGEYVSRYAFRMDRTSDELRPLHGLGVDGRGTVYIVDGVADKVRKIEADGTPGNTFSLESLVGESSDAPWLMQVSAEGLLYAVKQGGQVLRTYSTVGDLLSSNDMYAPVQAIALVNRPPA; encoded by the coding sequence ATGAACGCCCTGATTACCATCACGCTGCTGTGCGCCCTGTTCGTGGTGGCGGCCCTGCTGCTGATTCGTCCCGGCGAGCGGGTGCTGGCGCTGGGCGTCGCGGCACTCTCGCTGCTGGCCGGAGCGCTCCTGGCCTTCAGCGGCAGTGTCGAGCGCGCCCAGGGCCTGCTGGTCTGCGCCCTGGCCCTCAGCGGCGGCGCGGCGCTGATGCTCGGCGGCGACCGCAGCGCCCGGCCGGTGAACGTGGCGCGCACCAGCGCGCCCAAGCGGCCCACCAACGTCACCCAGCAGCGCTACGCCACCAAGGCGCCCACCATGACCGACCTCAAGTTCGCCGACTACGACGTGCTCGACCGCATCGGTATCGGCGGCATGGGCAGCGTCTACCGTGCCCGGCGCAAGCAGGACGGGCGCACGGTGGCCCTCAAGGTGCCGCAGGAGAAGTACCTCGCCGACGCCAAGTTCGTCAAGCGCTTTTACCGCGAGGCCGAGGTGCTCAAGCGCTTCAACCACCCCAACATCGTGCGGGTCTACGATTACCGCTCGCAGGGTGACGAGTACTACATCGCCATGGAATTTCTCGACGGCGAGAGCTTGGAGACGGTGCTGGAAAACAAGCAGCTGTCGTTCGGCGAGACGGTGCAGATCATCCGCTCGCTGGCCGACGCCCTGCGCCACATCCATACCCAGAACGTCGTTCACCGCGACATCAAACCCGCCAACGTGATGGTGATGCGCGGCGCCTTGCACGACGGCAAGCTGCGCGAGGGCGGCGTGAAGCTGATGGATTTCGGCATCGCGGTGGGCAAGGTGCTCACCCGCCTGACCATGACCGGCGCGCGGGTCGGCACGCCGATCTACATGGCCCCCGAGCAGGCCAAAGGGAACCGGGTCGATGCCCGCAGCGACGTGTACTCGCTGGGTTTGCTGGCCTACGAGATGGTCACCGGCCAGACCGCCTTCCGGGGCAGTTACGAAGCGGTGGTGCACCAGCAGATTTTCGAGTCGCCCAAGCCGCCCAAGCAGGTGCGGCTGGAAGTGCCGGGCAAGCTCAACGACCTGGTGCTGAGCATGATCGAAAAAGACCCGGCGCTGCGCCCCACCCTCGACGACGTGATCGGCCGCCTCGACGCCGGGGTGCTGAGTGACGAGACCTTCGACGACCCCTACGCCCTGGCGATGAGCGTGCAGGAAAAGCGCGGCACGCTGCGCGTGCTCGACCTCAAAGGCAAACTGCGCCTGAGCCTGCGCGACCTCTCGGGCGAGCAGGCGCTGCCCTCGGCGCCCAACGCGCTGACCGGCGACGAGGACGGCAACATCTACCTGTGCCTGCAGGAATTTCGCCAGGGCAAGAGCGGCGCCCTGATCCGCAAGATCGCGCCGGACGGCCGCGAACTGCTGGCGTTCGGCGCGTACGGCCTAGGCGAGAACGAACTGCTTCAACCGGTCAGCATGACCCTGGCCGGCGATCTGCTGTTCGTCCTCGACGGCGAGTCGCACCACGTGGTGGTGTTCGACAAGGCCGGGCGCTACCAGCGCCGCTTCGGCGGGCGGGGACGGGGCCTGGGCCGCTTCGAGAAGCCGCGCAGCATCGCCGCCACCCCGCAGGGCCACATCTACGTGCTCGACAGCGGCAACCGCGAAGTGCAGCGCTTCACGACCCAGGGCGAGTACGTCTCGCGCTACGCTTTTAGGATGGACCGCACCAGCGACGAGCTGCGCCCGCTGCACGGCCTGGGCGTCGACGGACGCGGCACGGTCTATATCGTGGACGGGGTGGCTGACAAGGTCCGCAAGATCGAGGCCGACGGCACGCCGGGCAACACCTTCTCGCTCGAATCGCTGGTGGGCGAATCCAGCGACGCGCCGTGGCTGATGCAGGTCAGCGCCGAGGGTCTGCTCTACGCCGTCAAGCAGGGCGGTCAGGTGCTGCGGACCTACAGCACGGTGGGCGACCTGCTGAGCAGCAACGACATGTACGCGCCGGTGCAGGCCATCGCCCTGGTCAACCGTCCTCCGGCGTAA
- a CDS encoding [LysW]-lysine hydrolase produces the protein MSEAPPAWPDARDLIVGTVERASLSGQETEAAQFLCGWMQAHGFETQIDAAGNAVGVRGHGPLTVMLLGHIDTVPGHIPVRIDEAGVLHGRGSVDAKGSFCTFVAAVAGLPDTALQAATFVCVGATEEEAPSSKGARHAVTRYRPDYVLIGEPSGWEGITLGYKGRLIVKAEVRKANFHTAGEGTSAGDDLTESWFRVRQWAQQASGEGVFGGVQATVQALNFGSDGLEQRAQGTFGLRLPPHVSPVQAREQLTALLADLDSLQLDFTGDETAVRHERDSKLARALRVAIRQHGGTPLFKLKTGTSDMNVVAPHWPVPTLAYGPGDSSLDHTPEERLDLAEYDRAVLVLRAALRQVVGG, from the coding sequence GTGAGCGAAGCGCCCCCTGCCTGGCCCGACGCCCGTGACCTGATCGTCGGGACGGTCGAGCGCGCCTCGCTCTCGGGGCAGGAAACCGAGGCGGCGCAGTTTTTGTGCGGCTGGATGCAGGCGCACGGCTTCGAGACCCAGATCGACGCGGCAGGCAACGCGGTGGGTGTGCGCGGCCACGGGCCGCTGACGGTGATGCTGCTCGGCCACATCGACACCGTGCCGGGCCACATCCCGGTGCGGATCGACGAGGCGGGCGTGCTGCACGGGCGCGGCAGCGTGGACGCCAAGGGCAGCTTCTGCACCTTCGTGGCGGCGGTGGCGGGCCTGCCGGACACGGCCCTTCAGGCCGCCACCTTCGTCTGCGTGGGGGCCACCGAGGAAGAAGCCCCCAGCAGCAAGGGCGCGCGCCACGCCGTCACCCGGTACCGGCCCGACTACGTGCTGATCGGTGAGCCGAGCGGCTGGGAAGGCATCACGCTCGGCTACAAGGGCCGCCTGATCGTCAAGGCCGAGGTGCGCAAGGCCAATTTTCACACCGCCGGCGAGGGCACCAGCGCCGGCGACGACCTCACCGAAAGCTGGTTCCGGGTGCGCCAGTGGGCGCAGCAGGCCTCCGGCGAGGGGGTGTTCGGCGGCGTGCAGGCCACCGTTCAGGCGCTGAACTTCGGCAGCGACGGGCTGGAGCAGCGGGCGCAGGGCACCTTCGGGTTGCGGCTGCCCCCGCACGTTTCGCCCGTGCAGGCCAGAGAACAGCTCACCGCACTGCTGGCCGACCTGGACAGCCTCCAACTCGACTTCACCGGCGACGAGACAGCGGTGCGCCACGAGCGCGACAGCAAGCTGGCCCGCGCCCTGCGGGTGGCAATCCGGCAGCACGGCGGCACCCCGCTGTTCAAACTCAAGACCGGCACCAGCGACATGAACGTGGTGGCCCCGCACTGGCCGGTGCCGACCCTGGCCTACGGCCCCGGCGACAGTTCTCTGGACCACACCCCCGAGGAGCGGCTCGATCTGGCCGAGTACGACCGGGCGGTGCTGGTGCTGCGCGCGGCGCTTCGCCAGGTGGTGGGCGGCTGA
- a CDS encoding YifB family Mg chelatase-like AAA ATPase has product MLATARSAALIGVDAVMVTVEVDVSPGLPAFAIVGLPDQAVSEARERVRAAIRNSGLPFPAARITVNLAPADLRKEGPMYDLPIALGLLAAQELLPASALNSLLLAGELALDGSVRPVGGAVNLALLAAQQGLGVLLGEANALEAALIDGVKAYPARDLREAVAHLSGAAPLKPTEALEQHDDGPPPLDLADLKGQGQARRALEIALAGGHNLLLVGSPGSGKTMLARRAPGLLPQLTRAEALEVTRIHSAAGLTHQRQGLIRTPPYRSPHHTVSDAGLIGGGSLPRPGEVSLAHRGVLFLDEFPEFSRKALETLRQPLEDGEVHISRARASLRYPARFQLIAAMNPCPCGHLGDPEKACTCTPLARNRYASRLSGPLLDRIDVRVNVPRLTVEELTRAAEPEGSALVRARIQAARDLMLARQGERNSLLIGQALREHARLSAGPASFMASAARQLGLTGRGHDRVLRLARTVADLGGSHEIREVHLAEAVAFRPREV; this is encoded by the coding sequence ATGCTCGCCACCGCCCGCAGCGCCGCCCTGATCGGCGTGGACGCCGTGATGGTCACGGTGGAGGTGGACGTGTCGCCCGGCCTGCCGGCTTTTGCCATCGTGGGTCTGCCGGACCAGGCGGTCAGCGAAGCGCGCGAGCGGGTGCGGGCGGCCATCCGCAACAGCGGCCTGCCGTTTCCGGCGGCGCGCATCACGGTGAACCTCGCTCCCGCCGACCTCAGGAAAGAAGGCCCGATGTACGACCTGCCGATTGCCCTGGGCCTGCTGGCCGCGCAGGAGTTGCTGCCGGCCAGCGCGCTGAATTCGCTGCTGCTGGCCGGCGAACTGGCGCTCGACGGCAGCGTGCGCCCGGTGGGCGGCGCGGTGAATCTGGCGCTGCTGGCCGCCCAGCAAGGGCTGGGGGTGCTGCTCGGCGAGGCCAACGCCCTGGAAGCGGCCCTGATCGACGGGGTGAAGGCCTACCCGGCCCGCGACCTGCGCGAAGCGGTGGCGCACCTCAGCGGCGCTGCCCCGCTTAAGCCCACCGAGGCGCTGGAGCAGCATGACGACGGCCCGCCACCGCTCGACCTGGCCGACCTCAAGGGCCAGGGCCAGGCCCGCCGGGCGCTGGAGATCGCGCTGGCCGGCGGCCACAACCTCTTGCTGGTCGGTTCGCCCGGCAGCGGCAAGACCATGCTGGCCCGCCGCGCGCCGGGGCTACTGCCGCAGCTGACCCGCGCCGAGGCGCTGGAAGTCACCCGGATTCACTCGGCGGCGGGCCTGACGCACCAGCGCCAGGGGTTGATCCGCACCCCGCCGTACCGCAGTCCCCACCACACCGTCTCGGACGCCGGCCTGATCGGGGGCGGCAGCCTGCCCAGGCCCGGCGAGGTCAGTCTGGCGCACCGGGGCGTGCTGTTTCTCGACGAATTCCCCGAGTTTTCCCGCAAAGCACTCGAAACGCTGCGCCAGCCGCTCGAAGACGGCGAAGTTCACATCAGCCGGGCGCGGGCCAGCCTTCGCTATCCGGCGCGGTTTCAGCTGATCGCAGCGATGAATCCCTGCCCCTGCGGCCACCTCGGTGATCCGGAAAAAGCCTGCACCTGCACCCCGCTGGCCCGCAACCGCTATGCCTCGCGCCTCAGCGGCCCGCTCCTCGACCGCATTGACGTGCGGGTCAACGTGCCCCGGCTGACCGTCGAAGAGCTGACCCGCGCCGCCGAGCCGGAGGGCAGCGCGCTGGTCCGGGCACGTATCCAGGCAGCCCGCGACTTGATGCTGGCGCGGCAAGGCGAACGCAACAGCTTACTGATCGGGCAGGCGCTGCGAGAACACGCTCGGCTCTCGGCTGGGCCGGCCAGTTTCATGGCCTCGGCGGCGCGGCAACTCGGCCTCACGGGACGCGGCCACGACCGGGTGCTGCGGCTGGCCCGCACCGTCGCCGACCTCGGCGGCAGCCACGAGATCCGTGAAGTGCATCTGGCCGAGGCGGTGGCGTTCCGGCCAAGGGAAGTCTAG
- a CDS encoding DedA family protein produces the protein MLDPEYLLKTFSYLGLALIIFAETGLLLGFFLPGDSLLITAGLFAARGDLNLAAVMALSAVAAFLGNASGYVIGRQFGPAVFARAKFLKPEYVEQARAYFDSHGNQTLVLARFVPIIRTLVPTLAGTIQMNPRTFLIANAVGALLWAAGVPLAGYGLGKVIPKDVLDKYILVIVAVVLVASFVPVLLEINKRRRR, from the coding sequence ATGCTCGATCCGGAATACCTGCTCAAGACCTTTTCCTATCTGGGTCTGGCCCTGATCATCTTCGCCGAAACCGGGCTGCTGCTCGGCTTTTTTTTGCCGGGCGACAGCCTGCTGATCACCGCCGGGCTCTTCGCGGCGCGCGGCGACCTCAATCTGGCGGCGGTGATGGCGCTGTCGGCGGTGGCGGCCTTTCTCGGCAACGCTTCGGGTTACGTCATCGGGCGGCAGTTCGGCCCGGCGGTGTTCGCCCGCGCCAAATTCCTCAAACCCGAGTACGTCGAGCAGGCCCGCGCCTACTTCGACTCCCACGGCAACCAGACGTTGGTGCTGGCGCGCTTCGTGCCGATCATCCGCACGCTGGTGCCCACCCTGGCCGGCACCATCCAGATGAATCCACGCACCTTCCTGATCGCCAACGCCGTGGGCGCGCTGCTGTGGGCAGCAGGGGTGCCGCTGGCCGGCTACGGGCTGGGCAAGGTGATTCCCAAGGACGTGCTCGACAAGTACATCCTGGTGATCGTGGCGGTGGTGCTCGTCGCCTCGTTCGTGCCAGTGCTGCTGGAGATCAACAAGCGCCGGCGCCGGTGA
- a CDS encoding peptide chain release factor 3, with protein MTTPTAQLERETLRRRTFAIISHPDAGKTTITEKLLLYGGAIQQAGSVTAREGMRHTASDWMSIEQQRGISISSSALTFEYEGRHINLLDTPGHQDFSEDTYRTLTAADSALMVLDAARGVQAQTEKLFAVCRNRGIPILTFINKMDRPAVDPFELLEQVESTLGITAIPLTWPIGDGPDFKGVYDLKNKQVLVFERTARGKQRAPVQTAGLHDPGLAALVGADLAAKLVQDVELIEGAMAEFDQNEFLKGELTPVFFGSAMNNFGVEHFLSNFVELAPPPGPVETNLGERDPDAGFAGFIFKLQANMSKAHRDRTAYMRVMSGHFERGMDVTHTRTGRKLRLSQAHTLFAQDREKVEEAYPGDIVGLVNPGVFQIGDVVSVDSKLQLPGFPRFTPETFATISLRDVGKRKAFMKGLGQLAEEGVVQVFYPTDGARDPYLGAVGPLQFEVFQARLSEEYGVEVEMHVTSYELVRWLAGDTASVARFARHVEDDQGRPVMLFRSSYDLDYTREQHPEIEFLPLPKDLTRV; from the coding sequence ATGACCACCCCTACCGCTCAGCTCGAGCGCGAAACCCTTCGCCGCCGCACCTTCGCCATCATCTCGCACCCCGACGCCGGCAAAACCACCATCACCGAGAAACTGCTGCTCTACGGCGGCGCCATTCAGCAGGCCGGCAGCGTCACCGCCCGCGAGGGCATGCGCCACACCGCCTCGGACTGGATGAGCATCGAGCAGCAGCGCGGCATCTCGATTTCCAGCTCGGCGCTGACTTTCGAGTACGAGGGCCGCCACATCAACCTGCTCGATACCCCCGGTCACCAGGATTTCAGCGAGGACACCTACCGCACCCTGACGGCCGCCGATTCGGCCCTGATGGTGCTCGACGCCGCCAGAGGCGTGCAAGCGCAGACCGAGAAGCTGTTTGCGGTGTGCCGCAACCGGGGCATACCGATTCTGACCTTCATCAACAAGATGGACCGGCCCGCCGTGGACCCCTTCGAACTGCTCGAACAGGTGGAGAGCACCCTGGGCATCACCGCCATTCCGCTGACCTGGCCGATCGGCGATGGCCCCGATTTCAAGGGCGTCTACGACCTGAAGAACAAGCAGGTGCTGGTGTTCGAGCGCACCGCCCGCGGCAAACAGCGCGCCCCGGTGCAGACCGCCGGGTTGCACGACCCCGGCCTCGCGGCCCTGGTGGGCGCCGACCTCGCTGCCAAGCTGGTGCAGGACGTCGAACTCATCGAGGGCGCCATGGCCGAGTTCGACCAGAACGAGTTCCTCAAGGGCGAACTCACCCCGGTGTTTTTCGGCAGCGCCATGAACAACTTCGGCGTGGAGCACTTCCTGAGCAACTTCGTGGAGCTCGCGCCCCCGCCGGGACCGGTCGAGACCAACCTGGGCGAGCGCGACCCAGACGCCGGATTCGCCGGCTTCATCTTCAAGTTGCAGGCCAACATGAGTAAGGCCCACCGCGACCGCACCGCCTACATGCGGGTGATGAGCGGCCACTTCGAGCGCGGCATGGACGTGACGCACACCCGCACCGGGCGCAAGCTGCGGCTCTCGCAGGCGCACACCCTCTTCGCCCAGGACCGCGAGAAGGTCGAGGAAGCTTATCCCGGCGACATCGTGGGGCTGGTCAACCCCGGCGTGTTTCAGATCGGCGACGTGGTAAGCGTGGACAGCAAATTGCAGCTGCCGGGCTTTCCGCGCTTCACGCCCGAGACGTTTGCCACCATCTCGCTGCGCGACGTGGGCAAGCGCAAGGCCTTCATGAAAGGGCTGGGGCAACTCGCCGAGGAAGGGGTGGTGCAGGTCTTCTATCCCACCGACGGCGCCCGTGATCCGTACCTGGGCGCGGTGGGGCCGCTGCAGTTCGAGGTGTTCCAGGCGCGGCTTTCCGAGGAGTACGGGGTGGAGGTCGAGATGCACGTCACCAGCTACGAACTGGTGCGCTGGCTGGCCGGCGACACCGCTTCGGTGGCCCGCTTCGCCCGCCACGTCGAGGACGACCAGGGCCGCCCGGTGATGCTGTTTCGTAGTTCCTACGACCTGGACTACACCAGAGAGCAGCACCCCGAGATCGAGTTCCTGCCGTTGCCCAAAGACCTTACCCGCGTCTAA